The Benincasa hispida cultivar B227 chromosome 11, ASM972705v1, whole genome shotgun sequence genome has a segment encoding these proteins:
- the LOC120089809 gene encoding probable sodium/metabolite cotransporter BASS1, chloroplastic, producing the protein MAPISLQLTPFISPLLHRRRNLSLRRPPIPSLSPPKLPRSLPVRSVHRNNEHPSPSHPRKSTGLDDFLSTAASLYPLYVTAGGIVACLKPSTFSWFVQRGPASYSFSLGLIMLAMGLTLELKDLFNLFMQRPLSILFGCVAQYTIMPASAALIGKFFGLSPSLLVGLILLGCCPGGTASNVVTLIAQGDVPLSIVMTVCTTLGAVIFTPFLTKILAGAYIPVDAAQLSLSTLQVVVAPILLGSCLQKAFPSLVKLVLPFAPLVAVLTSSLLACSVFSENVARFKSSMVIATLASDASLWTVLQSILSGELGVVILSVFCLHFAGFFVGYITAAIGGFRERERRAISIEVGMQNSSLGVILATSHFSSAMVALPPAMSAVIMNIMGSTLGFCWRYIEPSDEVKTSANAK; encoded by the exons ATGGCTCCGATTTCTCTGCAACTCACCCCCTTCATTTCCCCACTACTCCACCGCCGCCGCAATCTCAGCCTCCGCAGACCCCCAATTCCCAGTCTCTCGCCGCCCAAGCTCCCCAGATCACTTCCCGTCCGATCGGTTCATCGAAATAACGAACACCCATCTCCGTCGCATCCGCGAAAATCCACTGGTTTGGACGATTTTCTTTCCACGGCCGCGAGTCTCTACCCTCTCTATGTGACGGCCGGCGGCATTGTTGCTTGTCTGAAACCGTCGACCTTCTCGTGGTTTGTGCAGAGAGGGCCCGCTTCGTATAGCTTTTCTCTTGGTTTGATTATGTTGGCCATGGGACTTACTCTAGAGCTTAAggatttgtttaatttgttcATGCAAAGACCTCTTTCT atATTGTTTGGATGTGTAGCTCAGTACACGATTATGCCGGCTTCAGCAGCCCTCATCGGAAAATTTTTCGGGCTGTCGCCATCACTTTTGGTCGGTTTGATCTTGCTTGGATGTTGCCCTGGAGGGACTGCCTCCAATGTG GTAACCTTAATTGCTCAAGGCGACGTTCCTTTGTCTATTGTAATGACAGTATGCACAACGCTAGGAGCTGTAATTTTCACTCCCTTTCTGACAAAAATACTAGCAGGAGCTTACATTCCAGTTGACGCTGCACAGCTTTCTCTCAGCACCCTTCAG GTGGTGGTAGCTCCTATTCTGTTAGGTTCTTGCTTGCAGAAGGCATTTCCTTCGCTGGTGAAATTGGTGTTACCATTTGCACCACTTGTTGCTGTATTAACTTCCTCACTGCTGGCTTGCAG TGTCTTTTCGGAGAACGTCGCTCGTTTCAAATCGTCAATGGTTATTGCCACATTAGCCTCTGATGCTTCTCTATGGACGGTCCTCCAAAGTATATTATCAGGAGAGTTGGGAGTAGTTATACTTTCGGTGTTTTGTTTACACTTTGCTGGTTTCTTCGTTGG CTATATAACAGCTGCTATCGGTGGGTTTCGAGAACGAGAACGAAGAGCTATATCCATTGAG GTTGGGATGCAGAATTCATCACTAGGAGTTATTTTGGCAACCTCACATTTCAGTTCAGCAATGGTGGCATTGCCCCCAGCAATGTCAGCTGTTATAATGAACATAATGGGAAGCACTCTTGGATTTTGTTGGAGATATATTGAACCTTCTGATGAAGTGAAAACCAGTGCTAATGCCAAGTGA